A genomic segment from Asterias amurensis chromosome 6, ASM3211899v1 encodes:
- the LOC139938097 gene encoding galanin receptor type 2-like, translated as MTNYLLAYLAVVDSIYCCEIILRTVTTTAQLPERFIGREIFCRTVYSGFIYWITLFSSSYALCLVTYERYIGIVHPLHYPRMMSPKKVILITFIALGMSVLFSSPLLFTRNADWLDCKPSDTYDTMVNVSCVLFFLFAYLLPILFMSWIYYKIQATLKRSAQQLQQQNVQGAALELLQARQNVIIMLKIVLGALIVLWTPKSFELVICLPDAMREWCNNSYPFALRLALVFMYKMNSVINPIIYIFKHKKFRKGFQDMLCCCNGRPPRPNQIGEQIAMNEQNM; from the coding sequence ATGACAAACTACTTGCTGGCATATCTTGCTGTTGTCGATAGCATTTATTGCTGTGAAATCATTTTGCGTACGGTCACAACTACGGCCCAGCTACCAGAGAGATTCATTGGTAGAGAGATCTTTTGTCGGACTGTCTACAGTGGCTTTATATATTGGATAACGCTCTTCTCTTCAAGCTATGCTCTGTGTCTGGTGACCTATGAACGATATATAGGAATAGTGCATCCACTGCACTATCCCAGAATGATGTCTCCTAAAAAAGTTATCTTGATAACTTTCATAGCGTTGGGGATGTCAGTTTTATTTTCGAGCCCACTTTTGTTTACACGGAATGCTGACTGGCTTGATTGTAAACCATCTGACACATATGACACCATGGTCAATGTATCATGTGTGCTCTTCTTTCTATTTGCCTACCTGCTGCCCATCCTTTTTATGAGTTGGATTTACTACAAGATCCAAGCCACTCTCAAGAGAAGTGCTCAACAACTTCAACAGCAGAATGTACAAGGAGCAGCCCTTGAGCTTTTACAGGCTAGACAGAATGTGATCATCATGCTTAAGATCGTCTTGGGTGCACTGATTGTTCTGTGGACCCCAAAGTCTTTTGAATTAGTTATCTGCTTGCCAGATGCAATGAGAGAGTGGTGCAACAACAGTTATCCATTCGCATTGCGTTTAGCACTTGTTTTTATGTACAAAATGAACTCTGTGATTAATCCTATCATTTACATCTTCAAACACAAGAAGTTTCGAAAAGGTTTTCAAGACATGCTGTGTTGTTGCAATGGTCGACCCCCAAGGCCAAATCAGATCGGTGAACAGATTGCTATGAATGAACAAAACATGTAA